From one Amphiura filiformis chromosome 13, Afil_fr2py, whole genome shotgun sequence genomic stretch:
- the LOC140168755 gene encoding uncharacterized protein: protein MDFNPSKCEVITISNKRNCISFPYTIHNETLKKTDCAKYLGVNITSNLSWSTHVDKICKKANSTQAFLQRNIRSCPQKIKARCYTTLVRPLLEFSSAAWAPHHKSDINKLESVQRRVARFVMRDYHRTSSVSNMLRQLNWPTLQQRRDTPKLVMLYKSYYGLVDIPPCHLVLLS, encoded by the coding sequence ATGGATTTCAACCCAAGTAAATGCGAAGTCATCACCATCTCCAACAAGAGAAACTGCATCTCATTTCCATATACCATCCACAATGAAACTCTCAAGAAAACAGACTGTGCCAAATACCTTGGTGTAAACATTACCAGCAACTTGTCTTGGAGCACCCATGTAGACAAAATCTGCAAGAAAGCCAACAGCACTCAAGCATTTCTTCAACGAAACATCAGAAGCTGCCCACAAAAGATCAAAGCCAGATGTTACACTACACTTGTCAGGCCATTGCTTGAATTCTCCTCAGCTGCATGGGCTCCTCATCATAAATCCGACATCAATAAGCTGGAGTCAGTTCAGAGGCGTGTAGCCCGTTTTGTGATGAGGGACTATCACCGCACGAGCAGTGTATCAAACATGCTCAGGCAGCTTAACTGGCCAACTCTCCAGCAACGCAGAGACACGCCCAAGCTGGTGATGTTGTACAAGAGCTATTATGGTCTTGTTGACATACCACCATGCCACCTTGTGCTGCTGTCTTAA